One Vanessa cardui chromosome 22, ilVanCard2.1, whole genome shotgun sequence DNA window includes the following coding sequences:
- the LOC124539193 gene encoding uncharacterized protein LOC124539193 has product MILKTSIFILSYLFTVSQSAKILGIFPMPSISHQVVFRKLTQELVERGHEVTVITTDPAYPKGKAPANLTEIDTHDMSYAAWRNILQENFKFDQNSIPKFTQFKRANQFSANIFFGQLNSPEVKELLSNKNNKFDVVLIEAVVRPALVYSHIFKAPTILVSSLGAIFNNHDVMGSPTHPILYPSTLQQKIYNLTFWEKLYNLYIHYSYEYANYWGEADEHEMLKKHFGPDVPPHSKLYENVHMLFLNIHPIWADNQPVPSGVVYMGGVHQLPEKELPKDIKSYLDSSEHGVIYVSFGTNVLSGMMPEERVKLIANVLSKLPYNILWKWDKDELPVKSKNIRISKWLPQSDLLRHPKVKLFVTQAGLQSTDEAITAGVPLVALPMLGDQWYNAEKYEKHGIGINLDIGTLTEDKFKIAIETVINDESYRQNVIKLRELMRDQPQTPLQRSIWWIEYVVRHGGARHLRAPSANVPYAQYLEMEIVLFLLSIVFIALTLLILVFIFVFRFILKLLCRKNKVSVPFFLSTQRLKWGRIASTVSCHRMIRACWARALIRPTSADPGWSPRPPASTQNRFTSTRTSAWSSQGGSLTRSVTLVYNTVRYPLIPLTVITLCGFRSRTRLSALKMILKTSIFILTYLLTVTQSAKILGIFPMPSISHQVVFRKLTQELAKRGHEVTIITTDPAYPKGKAPANLTEIDTHDISYSIWRKVLQNNFKFDQKSMPKFTEFRQANQLFAHIFLGQLNTPEVKELLSNKNNKFDVVLIEAVIRPALVYSHIFKAPTILVSSFGAIFNNHDVMGSPTHPILYPSALQQKIYNLTFWEKLHNLYIHYSFEYANYLGEADEHEMLKKHFGPDVPPHSKLYENVHMLFLNINPIWADNQPVPPGVVYMGGIHQLPEKELPEDIKSYLDSSEHGVIYVSFGTNVLSGMMPEERVKLIANVLSKLPYNILWKWDKDELPVKSKNIRISKWLPQSDLLRHPKVKLFVTQAGLQSTDEAITAGVPLVALPMLGDQWYNAEKYEKHGIGINLDIGTLTEDKFKNAIETVINDESYRQNLIKLRELMRDQPETPLQRSIWWIEYVVRHGGARHLRAPSANVPYAQYLEIEIVLFLLSIVFIALMLLIIVFIFVFRLISKLLCKKNKVKTN; this is encoded by the exons atgattttaaagacatcaatatttattttgtcgtACTTATTTACGGTATCGCAATCAGCGAAAATACTAGGCATATTTCCGATGCCATCTATAAGCCATCAAGTGGTGTTTCGTAAATTAACACAAGAACTAGTTGAAAGAGGACATGAAGTGACCGTAATAACGACAGATCCAGCTTACCCCAAAGGAAAAGCTCCTGCTAATCTAACAGAGATAGATACACACGATATGTCTTATGCAGCTTGGCGAAATATATTACAAGAAAACTTTAAGTTTGATCAGAATTCAATCCCAAAATTTACACAATTTAAACGAGCGAATCAATTTTCcgctaacattttttttggacAGCTTAATTCACCTGAAGTGAAAGAGTTACTATcgaataagaataataaatttgatgtcGTGTTAATCGAAGCTGTCGTTCGTCCTGCGCTTGTTTATTCGCATATATTCAAAGCGCCAACAATTTTAGTCAGTTCTTTAGgtgctatttttaataatcatgaCGTCATGGGTTCACCAACACATCCCATTTTGTATCCGTCGACGTTGCAACAAAAAATTTACAACTTGACTTTCTGGGAAAAGTTATACAATCTGTATATACATTATTCATATGAATACGCGAATTATTGGGGTGAAGCTGATGAAcatgaaatgttgaaaaagcaCTTTGGCCCAGATGTGCCACCCCATAGtaaattgtatgaaaatgtccatatgttgtttttaaatatccaTCCTATTTGGGCAGACAATCAGCCTGTGCCATCAGGTGTTGTGTATATGGGTGGTGTTCATCAGTTACCTGAAAAAGAATTACCAAAG gaTATCAAGTCGTATTTGGATTCATCGGAACATGGTGTCATTTACGTCAGCTTTGGTACAAATGTGCTTTCGGGCATGATGCCCGAAGAAAGGGTAAAACTTATAGCAAATGTTCTATCCAAGTTACCTTATAATATCTTATGGAAGTGGGACAAAGATGAGCTGCCAGTAAAGTCAAAAAACATTAGAATATCTAAATGGTTACCGCAGTCTGATCTACTAA GACATCCTAAGGTAAAACTATTTGTGACACAAGCTGGACTTCAATCTACGGATGAGGCCATAACTGCAGGAGTACCTCTAGTTGCTCTACCAATGTTAGGAGACCAATGGTATAACGCTGAAAAATATGAGAAGCATGGAATCGGTATAAACCTTGATATTGGAACCTTAACTGAAGACAAATTCAAAATCGCCATCGAAACAGTTATAAATGACGaaag TTATCGTCAAAATGTTATCAAGCTTCGTGAACTAATGCGTGATCAACCACAAACTCCATTACAGCGATCTATATGGTGGATCGAATATGTAGTGAGACACGGCGGCGCCAGACATCTCCGTGCACCGTCGGCTAATGTTCCATACGCTCAGTATTTAGAAATGGAAATAGTCTTATTTTTACTATCAATAGTATTTATTGCTTTAACGTTATTAATtctagtatttatatttgtattcagattcatattaaaattattatgtagaaaaaataaa GTGAGTGTGCCCTTCTTCCTCTCGActcagcgactcaagtggggacggatcgcctccactgtctcCTGCCATCGGatgatcagggcttgctgggctagagccctgatccggcCGACCTCCGCCGATCCTGGATGGTCGCCACGGCCACCTGCCTCTACCCAGAATCGGTTCACCTCCACGAggacctccgcctggagctcccagggtgGATCGCTCACGAGAAGTGTCACCCTAGTCTACAATACCGTGCGGTACCCTCTGATTCCTCTCACCGTTATAACCCTCTGCGGCTTCCGCAGCAGGACCCGATTgtcagcg ttgaaaatgattttaaagacatcaatatttattttgacgtATTTGTTAACGGTAACGCAATCAGCGAAAATATTAGGCATATTTCCGATGCCATCTATAAGCCACCAAGTGGTGTTTCGTAAATTAACTCAAGAACTAGCTAAAAGAGGACATGAAGTGACCATAATAACGACAGATCCAGCTTACCCCAAAGGAAAAGCTCCTGCTAATCTAACAGAAATAGATACCCACGACATATCTTATTCAATTTGGCGAAAGGTGTTGCAAAATAACTTCAAGTTTGATCAGAAATCAATGCCAAAATTTACAGAATTTAGACAAGCGAATCAATTATTCGCTCACATTTTTCTTGGACAGCTTAATACACCTGAAgtgaaagagttactttcgaataagaataataaatttgatgtcGTGCTAATAGAAGCTGTCATTCGTCCTGCGCTTGTTTATTCGCATATATTTAAAGCGCCGACTATTTTAGTCAGTTCTTTTGgtgctatttttaataatcatgaCGTCATGGGTTCACCAACACATCCTATTTTGTATCCTTCGGCATTGCAACAAAAAATTTACAACCTGACTTTCTGGGAAAAATTACACaatttgtatatacattattCATTTGAATATGCAAACTATTTGGGTGAAGCTGATGAAcatgaaatgttgaaaaagcaCTTTGGCCCAGATGTGCCACCTCatagtaaattatatgaaaatgttcatatgttgtttttaaatatcaatccTATTTGGGCAGACAATCAGCCTGTGCCGCCGGGTGTTGTGTATATGGGTGGTATTCATCAGTTGCCTGAAAAAGAATTACCAGAG gATATCAAGTCGTATTTGGATTCATCGGAACATGGTGTCATATACGTCAGCTTTGGTACAAATGTGTTGTCGGGCATGATGCCCGAAGAAAGGGTAAAACTTATAGCAAATGTCCTATCCAAGTTACCTTATAATATCTTATGGAAATGGGACAAAGATGAGCTGCCAGTAAAGTCAAAAAACATTAGAATATCTAAATGGTTACCGCAGTCTGATCTACTAA GGCATCCTAAGGTAAAACTATTTGTGACACAAGCTGGACTTCAATCTACGGATGAGGCCATAACTGCAGGAGTACCTCTAGTTGCTCTACCAATGTTAGGAGACCAATGGTATAACGCTGAAAAATATGAGAAGCATGGAATCGGTATAAACCTTGACATTGGAACCTTAACTGAAGACAAATTCAAAAACGCTATCGAAACAGTTATAAATGACGaaag TTATCGTCAAAATCTTATCAAGCTTCGTGAACTAATGCGTGATCAACCAGAAACTCCACTACAGCGATCTATATGGTGGATCGAATATGTAGTGAGACACGGCGGCGCCAGACATCTCCGTGCACCATCGGCCAATGTTCCATACGCTCAGTATTTAGAAATAGAAATAGTCTTATTTTTACTATCAATAGTATTTATTgctttaatgttattaattatagtatttatatttgtattcagattgatatcaaaattattatgtaagaaaaataaagtaaaaacaaactAG